The Desulfovibrio sp. G11 region TGAGGGCCTCAACCATGCGCCGCGCCCAGGTGTCCAGTTGCGCCCTGTCCAGCGCCTCCACCGTCAACTGGTACTGGCTGCGGGAAACACGGTCTTCAATGGTCAGGTCCTGCACCGGCTGCAGATACAGGGTCATGCCCGGCAGGGACGCGGCCCTGTCCATAATGCGTCGGGCAATGGCCGGAGCGCGGGCGTCCCGATCGGCCAGCGGGCGCAGCTCTATGGTCAGGCGTGAGGTGGCCATGGTCTGGTTGATGCCGTCCACTCCCACAAAAAAAACCACGCTTTCCACGGCCGGATCTTCAAGAATCACTTCGGCAAGTTCGCGCTGGCGACCGGCCATGGCCTTGAAGGAGGTGTCCTGCGGAGCCTCGGCCATGCCCTGGATAACGCCCGTATCCTGCACGGGAAAAAAGCCCTTGGGCACGACAATGTAAAGCAGCACGGTAAGCGCCAGAGTACCCACGGCCACGGCCAGGGTCAGGCCCTGATGCGCCAGCACCCAGTCAAGCCGGTGCTCGTACCAGCCAAGCAGCCGGGCAAAAAAGCGCCCTTCACCCTTACGGTCCGCAGAGCGCGCTGGCCGCAGCATGACCGCGCACAGCATGGGCGTGAGCGTGAGCGAAATGACTGCGGAAATAAGAATGGTCACGGCCAGGGTAACGGCGAATTCACGAAAAAGCCGCCCCACAACATCCCCCATAAAAAGCAGGGGAATAAGCACGGCCACCAGCGAAACGGTAAGGGATATGATGGTAAAGCCGATCTGCCCCGCGCCCGTAAGCGCGGCTTGAAGCGGGCGCATGCCCTTCTCGAGATAGCGGGAAATATTTTCTATGACCACAATGGCATCGTCCACCACAAAGCCTGTGGCGATAACAAGAGCCATAAGAGTAAGGTTGTTGAGGGAATAGCCCGCAAGATGCATGACGCCCAGCGACCCCACCAGCGAAAGCGGCACGGCCAGCGCCGGAATGATCGTGGCCTGCGCATTGCGCAAAAACAGCCAGATGACCCAGATGACAAGGCCCACGGCCAGCAGCAGTTCCAGTTGCACGTCGTGCACCGTGGCGCGGATGGTGGTGGTGCGGTCCGTCACCACGCGCACCTCGACGTTGCCGGGCATGGTTTGCTGCAATACGGGCAGAAGCCGCGTCACGCTGTCGGCCACGCCGATGACGTTGGCGCCGGGCTGGCGCTGCACGGAAAGCACGATGGCCGGGCGAAAGCCCAGGCCCTGCCCCGCCACATAGGCCGCCAGACGTGCATTTTCAGCCCCTTCCACCACCTCGGCCACATCTTGCAGGCGCAGGGGCGCGCCGTCCTTGTAGCCTATGATGGCACGGGCGTATTCCTCGGCCGAGGCAAGCTGGTCATTGGCATCAATGGTGCTCGCGCGCTCCGGGCCGTCAAAGCTGCCTTTGGCGTCATTGACATTGGCCTTTGCAATGGCAGTGCGCACATCGGCCAGGGTGAGGCCCGCATTGGCCAAAGCCCTGGGATTCATCTGCACGCGCACGGCCGGGCGCTGCCCCCCCGACAGGGTGACCAGACCGACGCCCGGCAACTGTGAAATTTTCTGGGCCATGCGCGTGTCGACCAGGTCTTCAAGGCGGGTCAGGGGCATGGCGTCGCTGACTACCGCCAGTGTAATGACCGGCGGATCCGCCGGGTTTACCTTGTTGTAAACAGGCGGCGTGGGCAGGTCTGCGGGCAGCAGATTATCGGCCGCGTTGATGGCCGCCTGCACTTCCTGCTCGGCCACATCAAGAGCCATGGACAGGTCAAACTGCAGGGTAATGACCGAAGCCCCGGCCGAAGAAAGGGAACTCATCTGCACAAGGCCGGACATGGTGCCGAACTGGCGCTCCAGCGGCGCGGTCACCACCGAGGCCATCACATCGGGCGAAGCCCCCGGGTAGAGGGTCTGCACCTGGATGGTGGGGTAATCGATCTGTGGCAGGGCCGCCACGGGCAGATAACGATAGCCCAGCAGGCCGGAAAGAAGCAGGGCCACCATGAGCAGAGACGTGGCTATGGGCCGGAGAATAAAAATGCGGGAAAGATTCATGGCGGCATATATCCTGTGAGCCGGAGCGGCACGAAAAAAAGCTTACGGTGCCCCGCCCGTGCCAGGAGCTGGCCCGGCCGGAGACGATGCGCCAGCGGATGGCGGAGTGCCGGGAGCGAACGCCGAAGCGGCGTCCGGGCCGTTTTCGGGCGCGGCATCGGCGCTTTCGGCCCTGGGCGTTTCCGTGGTGGCCGCAACGCGCACGGCAATGCCTTCGCGCAGGCGGTCCAGACCGTCGACCACCACTTTTTCTCCAGGTTCAAGTCCTTTTTCAATGACCGTCAGGCCGCCGGCACTGATGCCCGGCGTGACCAGGCGCAGTTCCGCCTCATCCCCACCCTTTTCACCCTGGCGCACCACATAGACATACGCGCCGCGCCTGCCAAGCTGCACCGCAGCGGCGGGAACCGTAATCGCGTCATGCAGCACGCGCACCAAAAGCCTGGCGTTGACAAACTGGTTGGGATACAGCGCTTTGTCCTTGTTGGGAAAAACTGCCTTGAGGCGCACTGTGCCCGTGGCGCTGTCTATCTGGTTATCAAGAGAAATCAGGCGGCCTGTGCCCAGCAGGTGCTTCTGCTCCCTGTCCCAGGCCTGAACCGCCAGACGGTGCGGGGCAGGCTGCGCTTCAGCACGGCGCAGGGCCTGCACAACCAGCGGCACCTGACTTTCGGGCAGGGTAAAAATGACGTCACATGGGCTGATTTCAGTAATGCGCACAAGCCCGCCGGAGTCCGAGCTTTTGATCATATTGCCCTCGTCCACATTACGCAGGCCGAGACGGCCGCTGATGGGTGCGGTAATCCGGCTGTATTCCAGTTGCAGGCGCGCAGAATCCACGGCGGCCTGGTCAGCTTCAACCGTGCCTTCGTACTGACGCACCAGCGCACGTTGCGTTTCATACTGCTGGGCGGCGATAAAACTGCCCTGAACAAGTTTGGCGTAGCGGGAAAGGTCTTTGCGCGCGTTTTCAAGCTGGGCCTTGTCTCTGGCAAGGTTGCCCAGGGCCTGGTCAAGGCTGGCCTGAAAAGGACGCGGGTCAATCTCGGCCAACAGGTCTCCGGCCTTCACGCGCTGGCCCTCGGCAAAGTGCAGGCGCAGCAACTGCCCGTCCACCCGGCTGGTCACAAGCACATCACCGGAAGGCAGCACCGTACCGAGACCATTGAGAAAATGAGGTACATTCTGGGCCAGGGCGGCGGCCACACGCACCGGCGGCGCATCCATGCTCATGTCCGGGCGGCCCGCTCCCCTGCCCAACAGTTTCCAGCCCGCGGCAAGAGCCAGAAGGGCCAGTATCAGGACCACAGCCTTGCGGCGTCCTGAAAGCAGGCCGGAAACAGGCCTATGTTGAATAACGGGCATTATACGTCTTCTCCTTGGGCTGCCGGGGGGAAAATAAGGCTGAAAACGGTCACTCCATCCACGCCTGCGGGAAGTGACGCAAGCTCGAGCCGCCAGCCCATACGCTCGCAGGCCCGCTGGGCAAGGGAAAGCCCCAGCCCGTTGCCCGCCCCTTCCCGGGCGGATTGCTGACCGTTGTTACAGGAGCGGCTGACGCCGCGCGAAAAAATATCCACATCACGAACAATGTGGCCCTTATTGCCGACCAGCATCCTGCCGGACTCAAGCAATACAAAAGCGCGCCTATTTTCGGTGTACTGGCGGGCATTGTCCAGCAAATTCTTGAATATGACGGTTATCAGCTCTTTTTGTCCGCATACCGGAACAGGCGAGGACAGGCCCACGGCCAGAAACACCCCGGCAGCGCCAGAGGAACGCGGATCAGCCGGGGCTGCTTCCTGTAGCCTGGACCAGACCACTGACGAAGCCGCCACCGGAGTCAATTCGGGCAGGCGATCGCCGCCCTCGAGCAGTGCCAGCATGGCGGCCAGACTGTCTGCCTGAGCGTGTGAAGGCGTCTGCGGAAACTCCACCGGACATACAACACCTTCGCGCTCCATTTCGTTTATGATATCCCGCAAAATCAGCGAACAGTCCAGCGCAGCAGCCTGTATTTCTCCGGGTTTCCGGGCCAGCAAAAGAAGCGTGCGTACGGTGCGGGTCATGTCGGATGTGGTACGCAAAAGACGCCCCACAACAGGAACAAGCTCTCCGGCCTGAGGGGTCGCTCTGACCAGATTTTGCAGACGTGCCTCAAGAACTTCAAGCCCGCCCTGCATGACCGTCAGCGGTGTGCGCAGTTCGTGGCTTACGTCGCCGGTAAAATGGCTTTCGCGCTGCACGAAACGGTAGAGCGCCTCCTCACGGGCGGCAATGGCGCGGGCGAGAACACCCACCTCGTCGTCCATATCCGTCATGGGTACAGGCCCGGGCGACATGTGCGGACGCATGATCTGGCCCGGGTCTGCGAGCAGGACGGAATCCGGCGGACACGGAGTTTGCGTCAGACTCTGCCGGGCGGCGTCAGGTCCCCCGGGCATGGCGGTCGCCATATTTTCGGCCGCGCCTGTTGCGGAAAAAGACAGGCCGCCCGGCAGGCGGCTTTCCACCGCGAGGGTGAGACGGCGCAGCGGTCCGGTGAGGCGGCGGCTCAAAATAACGGCCAGAGCGACAGCCACAGCAAGCCCGGTCAGAGCGCAGAACAGCAGGATGCCGTTAAACCGGCTTTTCAGCGCCTGAAAAGCTCCCGTGCCGCCCTTGAGCGCGTACTCCACCCCATCACGACGCTCGATCAGAACAAATTCCTTGCCGTCATCCATAAAGTGCAGGCCATCGGGCAGTTCCCGCCATTGCGGCGAAACCTGCTTGCCCACAAGAAACGTCCAGTGCATGGCCGTTGCCAGATCTTCACCGTAATACAGCCGGTCCCGGCCACTGTCTTCCGCTTCCCAGGCGCGCTTTTCGGCCTCGATAAGGGTTTCCATCACCGGCCTTGCATGCCAGCCCACAAGATAGCTGCCCAGATATTCAAAAGACAGATGCGCAGCAAGGCCAAGGGCAGCCCCCATGCCGAGGGCCAGAAACACAAAAGCCATAAGCATACGGCGCGCAAAAACCGGACGGCAGGCCCCCGGACGCGGAACGGCAGGCATCAGGTGTTCTCCGCGCCGGCTATCTTCGTGCCGGAAGAGCCACTCCCCGCACCCGGCATGCCCGGTTCGGGTGCTTCGTCTTCTTCAGATGCGTCCGGACTCAGCCTGTAGCCGACATGAGGCACAGTATGCAGCAACGCCCTGCCGAAGGGTTTGTCCAGCTCACGCCGTAACTCATGAATATGCGTGCGCAGGGCGCTGCCTTCCGGCGGTTCGCTGCCCCAGAGCAGGCGCTCAAGATCCTGACGGCGCACAAGCCCCGGCGCAACGCGCAAAAGTTCCCTGAGGATGCGAAAGCCCGTGGGGCTTAGCCGCAAGCGCTGCCCCCGGCGCTCGGCCCAGTGCTCTTCATCATTAAAAACAAGGTCTGCGCAGGTCCAGAGACCGCCTGCGCCGTTGCTGCCCTGCAGATGGCCGCGCCGCAGCAGCGCCCGGATGCGGGCTTCAAGCTCCTTAAGGGCAAAGGGCTTGACCAGATAATCGTCTGCCCCGGCCTCAAGGCCCGCCACCCTGTCGGCAACGGCATCCCGGGCCGTAAGCATGATGACGGGAGTAGACACCCTGTATTCCTGCCGCAGGCGGCGGCACAGGCTTATGCCGTCCATGCCGGGCAGCATGACGTCCAGCACGATGCAGTCAAAACCGCGCCCGAGAGCCATCTCAAGCCCGGCTTTGCCGTTGCGGGCACAGTCCAGCGTGTAGCCCAGCGGTTCAAGGTAGGCGTACAGGTTGGCGAGGATGTCCTCGTTGTCTTCCACAAGCAGCAGGGAACAGGACATGGCCTCAGCGCTCGGGCGTGTCCCGCACGTCAATGATGCCGATAATGGCCAGACCGTCCACCTCTACCTCATTGGGGCGCTTGCGGTTCCAGTCCACATGACCGAGCAGGCGCACCTTGTCGCGCGGGGTTACGGTAAGATGGCCGAACACCTCATTCCTTATCTCCACCACTACTCTGCCGCTCTTATCTTCAAACAGATAGCGATTTTTACGGCGGGGCAGTTTTTCCAGAATATGCCCCTCAAGCACACAGGGGGCATCATCTTGCGCGCCCAGCACATCCGCCGCGCGGGTAATTGTGGATGCCACACCGGGACCTTCAAAGCCCGCAGCCGCCACACGGGCGCCCGGCGAAAAAACCCAGGAAAGCCCAAGAGTCAGAGCCAGCAGCACTGCCAGTACACGCATAACCGTTCTCCACTGCCGGGCGGCCGGGCTTGTGCCCGGCCGCCCACTGCAATCAGTTCAGGACTTCCAGCACCTTGACATCAACCTTGACCGGCTTCAGCATATCCTTATCCACCTTGCCGGAAAGGCGCACGGTGTTTTCGGGTGTGACGGTATGGCCGGAAAAGATTTTTTTGTATATATCCACCGTCATTTCACCAGTGGCATCCCTGAAAATATATTTGTCGTCACTGCCGGCCTTGCGACCCGTGATATGACCGGTAAGCATGACAGGGGTATTGTCCTTGCTGTCCAGCGCCTGCTTGACGGTCGTAACCTCAACTCCCACCGTCGGCCCTTTGAAGCCGCCGGAAGCGTCCGAACCGGGTCCCTGAAAAGCGGCGTAAGCCGGCAGGGCCAGAAGGCCCAACAACAGCAATGAAAGCACTACGCGCATGGCAGCCTCCTTATGGATCAGTGTTTATTTTACAGCCGCTGCCGACAACGGGCCGGAAGCGGCCGACATGCCCTGCGGGGTAAAAAACGGACCGCAGGGCGCATACCGGCTCCGTCAGCCATAAGCAGCATGCCCGAATCTTCAGCGGTTGCAGGGCAAACCTGCTTTGACCGTTACGCCAAAGGAAATTACGGACCAGAACTGCAGCGCCGATTCACCGCCAGGCAACCATTTCAGGCGGTAACTGTTCCGGGTCCTATTGATACTAGTTGAGAACGTGCAGGGCCTTGACGCCCACCACAGGCTCCTTGCCGTCCTTTGCTCTGACCTTGCCCACAAGGCGCACCTTCATGTCGGGGGTAAGCGTTATTCCCTTGAGGGTTTTCTGGCCGATGGATACAGCCATACGGCCCGTACCGTCATCCACAATAAAGCGGTTTTTCTTGCTGTCCACCTTTTCCACAATTCGGCCCACAATCATGACAGGGCTTTTGTCAGGGGCTTTCAGCGCTTTTGCAACGGTATCCACCTCATGAAGATTTGTCATCCCCTGAACTTTTTCGTGCCGGGGTTTGCCCTTTTGCGGCGCAGGCGCGGTGACGGCCTGAGCGCCCTCGCCGGATACGGTTTTGTCAGCAGCATGAACGGGAACAGTCAAAGCCATAGCCATAACCATAATAAGCAGATAGCGCATATAATCCTCCAAAAAATTTACCGGGTGCGCGGAACGCATGTGCGGCCGCAGATAAAACCTGCACCCACGCACGTCAGCGAAGCGTTAGGAACAAAAAAACACGAACCGCCGGATTCGCGCAGGCAGGACGCTGCCGCAGAAAAAATATGAAACAAAGCCTCTTCTTGTGAACATGAATCAAAGCTGCTATATTGCCGCGCATGAAAGAGCTTGATCCGCATACGATCCGCCCCTGCCTGGCCTGCGGCGGAACCAATGTTCATCTGGAGTCCATGTTGCCGCCAGGCAGGCGGCAGGAAGTCTGGCGGGTAGTCTGCTCCTGTGGGCAGACATCGCAGCAATGGTCAGTTTCTCAAGGCGCGGCTATCCGTGCCTGGAACCGCAACCTGGCCTGCGCAAACGAACTTTGATCCCAGCGCATGGGCGGACCAACAACCCATCCGCCGGTAATCTTTTGCAGGCCGCTACAAATAGC contains the following coding sequences:
- a CDS encoding response regulator transcription factor — protein: MSCSLLLVEDNEDILANLYAYLEPLGYTLDCARNGKAGLEMALGRGFDCIVLDVMLPGMDGISLCRRLRQEYRVSTPVIMLTARDAVADRVAGLEAGADDYLVKPFALKELEARIRALLRRGHLQGSNGAGGLWTCADLVFNDEEHWAERRGQRLRLSPTGFRILRELLRVAPGLVRRQDLERLLWGSEPPEGSALRTHIHELRRELDKPFGRALLHTVPHVGYRLSPDASEEDEAPEPGMPGAGSGSSGTKIAGAENT
- a CDS encoding NirD/YgiW/YdeI family stress tolerance protein is translated as MRVLAVLLALTLGLSWVFSPGARVAAAGFEGPGVASTITRAADVLGAQDDAPCVLEGHILEKLPRRKNRYLFEDKSGRVVVEIRNEVFGHLTVTPRDKVRLLGHVDWNRKRPNEVEVDGLAIIGIIDVRDTPER
- a CDS encoding MdtA/MuxA family multidrug efflux RND transporter periplasmic adaptor subunit, giving the protein MPVIQHRPVSGLLSGRRKAVVLILALLALAAGWKLLGRGAGRPDMSMDAPPVRVAAALAQNVPHFLNGLGTVLPSGDVLVTSRVDGQLLRLHFAEGQRVKAGDLLAEIDPRPFQASLDQALGNLARDKAQLENARKDLSRYAKLVQGSFIAAQQYETQRALVRQYEGTVEADQAAVDSARLQLEYSRITAPISGRLGLRNVDEGNMIKSSDSGGLVRITEISPCDVIFTLPESQVPLVVQALRRAEAQPAPHRLAVQAWDREQKHLLGTGRLISLDNQIDSATGTVRLKAVFPNKDKALYPNQFVNARLLVRVLHDAITVPAAAVQLGRRGAYVYVVRQGEKGGDEAELRLVTPGISAGGLTVIEKGLEPGEKVVVDGLDRLREGIAVRVAATTETPRAESADAAPENGPDAASAFAPGTPPSAGASSPAGPAPGTGGAP
- a CDS encoding YgiW/YdeI family stress tolerance OB fold protein — encoded protein: MRYLLIMVMAMALTVPVHAADKTVSGEGAQAVTAPAPQKGKPRHEKVQGMTNLHEVDTVAKALKAPDKSPVMIVGRIVEKVDSKKNRFIVDDGTGRMAVSIGQKTLKGITLTPDMKVRLVGKVRAKDGKEPVVGVKALHVLN
- a CDS encoding sensor histidine kinase → MPAVPRPGACRPVFARRMLMAFVFLALGMGAALGLAAHLSFEYLGSYLVGWHARPVMETLIEAEKRAWEAEDSGRDRLYYGEDLATAMHWTFLVGKQVSPQWRELPDGLHFMDDGKEFVLIERRDGVEYALKGGTGAFQALKSRFNGILLFCALTGLAVAVALAVILSRRLTGPLRRLTLAVESRLPGGLSFSATGAAENMATAMPGGPDAARQSLTQTPCPPDSVLLADPGQIMRPHMSPGPVPMTDMDDEVGVLARAIAAREEALYRFVQRESHFTGDVSHELRTPLTVMQGGLEVLEARLQNLVRATPQAGELVPVVGRLLRTTSDMTRTVRTLLLLARKPGEIQAAALDCSLILRDIINEMEREGVVCPVEFPQTPSHAQADSLAAMLALLEGGDRLPELTPVAASSVVWSRLQEAAPADPRSSGAAGVFLAVGLSSPVPVCGQKELITVIFKNLLDNARQYTENRRAFVLLESGRMLVGNKGHIVRDVDIFSRGVSRSCNNGQQSAREGAGNGLGLSLAQRACERMGWRLELASLPAGVDGVTVFSLIFPPAAQGEDV
- a CDS encoding MdtB/MuxB family multidrug efflux RND transporter permease subunit produces the protein MNLSRIFILRPIATSLLMVALLLSGLLGYRYLPVAALPQIDYPTIQVQTLYPGASPDVMASVVTAPLERQFGTMSGLVQMSSLSSAGASVITLQFDLSMALDVAEQEVQAAINAADNLLPADLPTPPVYNKVNPADPPVITLAVVSDAMPLTRLEDLVDTRMAQKISQLPGVGLVTLSGGQRPAVRVQMNPRALANAGLTLADVRTAIAKANVNDAKGSFDGPERASTIDANDQLASAEEYARAIIGYKDGAPLRLQDVAEVVEGAENARLAAYVAGQGLGFRPAIVLSVQRQPGANVIGVADSVTRLLPVLQQTMPGNVEVRVVTDRTTTIRATVHDVQLELLLAVGLVIWVIWLFLRNAQATIIPALAVPLSLVGSLGVMHLAGYSLNNLTLMALVIATGFVVDDAIVVIENISRYLEKGMRPLQAALTGAGQIGFTIISLTVSLVAVLIPLLFMGDVVGRLFREFAVTLAVTILISAVISLTLTPMLCAVMLRPARSADRKGEGRFFARLLGWYEHRLDWVLAHQGLTLAVAVGTLALTVLLYIVVPKGFFPVQDTGVIQGMAEAPQDTSFKAMAGRQRELAEVILEDPAVESVVFFVGVDGINQTMATSRLTIELRPLADRDARAPAIARRIMDRAASLPGMTLYLQPVQDLTIEDRVSRSQYQLTVEALDRAQLDTWARRMVEALRQQPELELVTSDYQAPGRMAWLNINRDAAGRLGISMADIDNALYDALGQRLISTIFTQTNQYKVVLEVAPRFRQGPGDMENIYVKGGDGKPVPLTSIATIEERPTQLSIARQGQFPVATIAFNVAQDSSLGAAVAAVNSTFEHLQVPDSLRIQFQGATQAFMASTNNQVWLILAAIVTMYIVLGVLYESYIHPVTILSTLPSAGVGALLALMLAGMELGVVGIIGIILLIGIVKKNAIMMIDFALDAERNEGKEPLAAIRQACLLRLRPILMTTMAALLGALPLMLGWGMGAELRRPLGVTMVGGLIVSQVLTLFTTPVIYLWFDRLSRRVRGRGAAAAGSGGAASDAEDTLDGGNGLHEAVEPVNVWGDASGGDGAADVPARGSAMPGGSRT
- a CDS encoding YgiW/YdeI family stress tolerance OB fold protein, whose translation is MRVVLSLLLLGLLALPAYAAFQGPGSDASGGFKGPTVGVEVTTVKQALDSKDNTPVMLTGHITGRKAGSDDKYIFRDATGEMTVDIYKKIFSGHTVTPENTVRLSGKVDKDMLKPVKVDVKVLEVLN